ACAATTCTGCCGCGCCGACGCGGTCGCCGGTCCACCAGAGATATTCGCGACAGGAGCGCAGCCACAGAAAAGTCCACGCGGGCAGCAGATTTTCCCACGAGCTCGGCACATGGCTCGGCACGAGTGGCAGGCGCTCGAGTCCGCGGCCCGCTTGCAACAGACAATGACGCCACAGGTGCGGGTCGCCGTTCACGACCCAATCCACCAGCGCCTCGTTGCGGGCATCGCCGACCCAATGCGTCTGCTCGTAGGTCGGACAATCCGTGTAGGTATCCTCAGCACAGCAGCGCAGTGTGTGCGCCCCGGTCGCCCAGATCTTGTTCAGCAACTCATCCGAGCATTTGAAGCGACCGCGCGCCGGCTGCGGATGCGTGCTGACCTCGACGTCGAGGCGACGCACGTGCACGGCTCGGCCACGCATCCCGCGCACGACGAGCCACAGGTAGCGAAAGCCGCGCCGCTGAAGACTCCGGAACTCCTGCGCGCCGCCCCGGCTGGTGTAACGCAGCGTGTTGTTCATTCCCGTAGCGAGATTGTGCCGGCCGTCGGGCTGGATGAACTCGAAGCCGTGCGCATCGATCCGCACGCCACGCGGCGCCACGACAGCGAATCCCACGCGCCCCACGACCATGCGACCGAAGTCGAACAGCACGCGCACATCGCTCCTGTCGGCCGCGGCGCCGATCTCCAGTCCTGACTCGGGAAACGCGTGACCCGCGCTCGCGCCGCGCCGCGCTCGCAGCTCGTCACCGCACCACTCGGCGAAGACGTCGTGCGCGAGACATTCCTCGGCAGTGAGCGGGTGCACCCAGCGCGCGTCTGCCCACTCATCCCATTGCGCGCCGTCCGCCTGCTCGCAGCGCTTTGCCTGCGCGAGTGTCGCGCCGATCGGGAATCGCTCCGCCTGCACCACGCGCGGGTAATCCACCTGCGCGCGCATCGCCGCCGTGCGCGTTTCGCCGAGCGGGAACGGACCGGCGAACGCCCACGGCGCCCCACCCTTGCCGTTGCGATAATCCCAGCGCAGCCGTCTCGCCGCGCGCACCGTCAACACGAAGACCGGCAAGTGCACGCCACCAGCCGGTAAATCCGCGGCCAGTGCGTCGTGGTAACCGGGGTAAGGAAACACAATCCGATTCCAACCGCGTTGCAGTTCCACTGGTTCGGCAACCACATCCTCGCGTGGCGGCAACGCGAGCGCGGGATACCGCTTCGCGCCGACGAGAAACGGTCCCGCGTGGTGATGCGGCCGGATGAGCTCCACGGTCTGATCGGCCGGCGAGTGCACGCTCGTGACGACGAATCCGCGCACGAAACAGAAATTGGACGACGTGTCGCGCGGCGCGAAGAGCGGCTTCAGGTCGAGGTTCCAGACATGCGCAGCCGGGCGGACTTCCTCCTCGCGCAGCACCGTCTGCGCCGGGACGGTTTCGCCCGTGAGGTGCGCGATGTCGCGCGGTTCCAGTTTGCGCACCGCCGTCGACGCCGGCACCGCGCGACGCCAGTGCGCCGCCGAGAACCCCGTCGAGCGCCAGCCGTCCTCGGCACGGGCGTCGTGGTGTTCCTCGAAGCCCAGCTGCACAGAGATGCGTGGCGTGTGCCCCGACTCCGTGACAGCGCGAGCCGTCTTCCAGTGCGGTCCCGTGACGTCGAGCAGCGCATCGTCGCTTCCAAGGACGCGCGCGGTGAATCCC
This window of the Candidatus Didemnitutus sp. genome carries:
- a CDS encoding family 78 glycoside hydrolase catalytic domain, with the translated sequence MPSDAAVTAGAQWNAPWIWTPEPVWAANAFVRFRRELDLESPAGVRIELTADARYWLWVNGVFVGAGPARGWPEHWSYDRHELTPHLRRGRNTIAVLVNHWRSGNFQYLAAPPGFTARVLGSDDALLDVTGPHWKTARAVTESGHTPRISVQLGFEEHHDARAEDGWRSTGFSAAHWRRAVPASTAVRKLEPRDIAHLTGETVPAQTVLREEEVRPAAHVWNLDLKPLFAPRDTSSNFCFVRGFVVTSVHSPADQTVELIRPHHHAGPFLVGAKRYPALALPPREDVVAEPVELQRGWNRIVFPYPGYHDALAADLPAGGVHLPVFVLTVRAARRLRWDYRNGKGGAPWAFAGPFPLGETRTAAMRAQVDYPRVVQAERFPIGATLAQAKRCEQADGAQWDEWADARWVHPLTAEECLAHDVFAEWCGDELRARRGASAGHAFPESGLEIGAAADRSDVRVLFDFGRMVVGRVGFAVVAPRGVRIDAHGFEFIQPDGRHNLATGMNNTLRYTSRGGAQEFRSLQRRGFRYLWLVVRGMRGRAVHVRRLDVEVSTHPQPARGRFKCSDELLNKIWATGAHTLRCCAEDTYTDCPTYEQTHWVGDARNEALVDWVVNGDPHLWRHCLLQAGRGLERLPLVPSHVPSSWENLLPAWTFLWLRSCREYLWWTGDRVGAAELFGWVRKCVAGIEANLGSDGLFRLRAWNMFDWAAMETPADGAVTHLSCLAAQALDDVAELADWLGSGAESARWRETAAQLRDAVNRHLWDEGTRAYADCRHADGRLGTVRSQQTQVAALLAGVAQGGRARHCRRIVARAPEGFVRAGSPFFVFFQLELLARGADGAGMLELMSRAWGFMLREGATTFWELWSLTTGRLTRSHCHGWSSAPTYFLSTAILGITPGAPGSRVIRFRPAPGGLRRISGAVPTPWGWTEVEGRRAGRVWHYTLAVPAGCRVETALDAADSLSVR